In Struthio camelus isolate bStrCam1 chromosome 4, bStrCam1.hap1, whole genome shotgun sequence, a genomic segment contains:
- the FGF5 gene encoding fibroblast growth factor 5: protein MSLSFLGFLLLLLLFLVARAKREQVPGGVPAGCAAPSPSSSSSSSSLAAAAAGRRRGRLYCRAGIGFHLQLHPDGRVDGAHRAGPLSVLEIFAVSQGTVGIRGVFSNKFLAMSKRGKLHASAEFTEDCKFRERFQENSYNTYASAAHRSERSGREWYVALNKRGKAKRGCSPRVKPQHVSTHFLPRFWRAEQPELAFTVTVPERKKPPALARAKPRAAGPGKNPVPVKYRLKFRFG, encoded by the exons ATGAGCCTGTCCTTCctcggcttcctcctcctcctcctcctcttcctcgtcgcCCGAGCTAAGCGGGAGCAGGTGCCCGGCGGGGTGCCGGCGGGCTGCGCCGCCCcttcgccttcctcctcctcctcctcctcctccttggcggcagcggcggcggggcgccggcgcggccgcctcTACTGCCGGGCCGGCATCGGCTTCCACCTCCAGCTGCACCCCGACGGCCGCGTCGACGGCGCCCACCGCGCCGGCCCGCTCA GTGTTTTGGAAATATTTGCTGTGTCTCAGGGGACTGTAGGAATACGAGGAGTTTTCAGCAACAAATTTTTAGCGATgtcaaaaagaggaaaactcCACGCAAGT GCCGAGTTCACCGAGGACTGCAAGTTCAGGGAGCGCTTTCAGGAGAACAGCTACAACACGTACGCCTCAGCGGCCCACCGCAGCGAGCGGTCGGGCAGGGAGTGGTACGTGGCCCTCAACAAGCGGGGCAAGGCCAagcggggctgcagcccccgcgTGAAGCCCCAGCACGTCTCGACCCATTTCCTCCCGCGTTTCTGGCGCGCCGAGCAGCCCGAGCTCGCCTTCACCGTCACCGTCCCCGAGAGGAAGAAACCGCCGGCCCTCGCTCGGGCCAAACcccgggcagccgggccgggcaaAAATCCCGTGCCCGTCAAATACCGGCTCAAGTTTCGCTTCGGCTAG